The DNA window ctaacttttaattttcaaataggaagaccccctttgtgatacctcgtttgacagagcataaaaaaagaaaatttttcgcgcaaacccgaagccATTATCTCTAACGGTTTCAAAAttgcggccggtcaaagttccaaatggccgaaaattggcacctgtgctatttgcacatggatttgcttgaaactcggtatctggaggtattttggcacgagaaaaacgaatttgacgttagattttcaaaaaaaccctaatttttcaaaatggccgccggtttaggctcaaagtggccgaaaatttgacaaactcgattttttgccaatggattcacctgaaattcggtatctgggggtgttttgacccgagaataacgaatttgacgttagatttttaaccaaaccctaatttttcaaaatggccgccgattaaagttcaaaatggtcaacaattggcaacctcgactttttgctgatagattcgcctgaaactcggtgtttgagggtatctgggtgggagacaaacgaattcgacgttatttcaccgagtttcaggcgaatccattggcaaaaaaatcgagtttgtcaaattttcggccactttgagcctaaaccggcggccattttgaaaattagtgtttttttttaaaaatctaacgtcaaattcgtttatctcgtgccaaaatacctccaaacaccgagtttcaagcaaatccatgtgcaaatagcacaggtgccaattttcggccatttggaacttagaccggccgccattttgaaaccgTTTGAGATAATGGCTTCGGGTTTgcgtgaaaattttttttttttatgctctttcaaacgaggtatcacaaagggggtcttcccattcgaaaattaaaagttagggtccgtaacccccccccccccccccaagattttaagggggtcaaaaagtagctccctttgatctaggaacatcctccaagtttcaaatctctacctcaattaggtcaaaagttagaggagggggaggggacttttcgaacaccctgtattgtaCAGTGTAGCGGAAAAATCTAAGTAGATTGCAGAAATTCTAGTTTTTCGTTAAAATCGAAGTTATACACCGATTTTTCGTCGCGGTATTCAGCGCTCGGTTTAGCTTAAGGGTTAAGGTCCTTGGCTATTGTTAGGTAGGTTGTAGGTTCAAACTCCGAcaaaggtgaaaaaaaattctatcgcTAAAATATACTGGATTAGCCTCCGAGAGGTTAATATGCTTCATTTTTTACGGTTTCGGTGAGTTTTATCGTACTTACCTAATCATTTTATTCGGGGGAAAAAGGGCTCTTTTCCAACATCTTCTGTTACAAGCCCCGGTTTGCGCTATCCAGGCTGAAAAATTCTAATCCGTGCACCACACTACTTAGTTTGTGTAGTACACCAACCTAATTAGTGCTGAGCGCAGTTTAGTTAGTGTACTCCACTAATCCGTTAGTGCTGTGTGCGCAGTTCAGTTAGTGTActccttaaatttttgtttgtgtacaGCACTAATTAGCATATGCAGGACTCTAGGTAACCGTAATCTCAGAAATTTGAATTAGTGCTCACAGCATAAAAAATAGCTAGCTCAAAATCAGCTTTGTCAAGTTAGTGTAGTAAGCCCAAATTTGGGCGTACTACACAGACTCTTTTTTTGCAGTGTAATGGCAAGATAAAAGGAAGCCGGCTGCTCTCTAGCGGGACTGCGGAAAAGTGGCTTGGTTCAAACACAGAAGGGAAATATAATTAGTCTTCTCTGTGCTTTACAGTAAACTGTAATCGAGAAGATTTCCGAAAGGTGCATAAAACGCAGTGGGGAGAGATTAAGATTTGGCAGAGATTTTCCTAACTGAGTGGGCAACTGATGGGAGCTCATCATACGCTCCTCAGTCAAAACTGCGTGTCACTACAGCGGATCGATGCATTCTCTACCCCAGCGATTTGTCTAATGAGCCAAGTTGGCTTACAAGTGAGTGATGAAAAAGGGACCGACTTCCAAACTTAAAGCTCTGTGATGCTTGACGATTAGAGCAGCGTGAAGGCATATGTAGATGAGGTGCAATTTACTTGCAAGAGAAGTCCTTAAACCTGCCATGTCCTCAAGTTAAGTGATTTCGTTGCAAATTAATTTATCACCGTCTGAATATAGTGTTTCAACGAATCGCTATAATGTGATTTATAAATATCATTTTATCGTAGGTATATTTATTCAAACACCTAAACTTTATCGTAAATCTCTTCACGATATGTAATGAATAGGTACATATATTCAGAATCGATTTGTCGTTATTAtaaggcatcttcaattaaataattgattaatgatACCACGTGGGGAAGACTGTGATCCTAAAAATCTTAGCTTACCTTCTCGTACCACGTAGATACAtgcaaagattaaaaaaaaaaaataaaaggagaagttgcatgTATGTGATCCTATGCAACTTTGGTAAAAACCCATAAAAAGAGGTGTTACATGAAACATATGCGAAGGtacatttcattaaaaaaaaaaaggaaagatattcatcTCAGCAGAGATAAGATATATTAGAAGAACAccgtttttgtttatttttattgaccACGATCGGTTGCATGGAATGACATAAATGTAACTTGCTATTTTTGCCACCAGAGTTTGCATGAGGTCACATTGTATGCTATTcggtttaaaataattttattaaaaccCCGTTTTGCATATAATATTTCCTGTTGTCACTTAAGAAAAGTATGACATGTGCTGCAAattcacatatttttttcattgtcatACGACCACTCTCATGCATCAACCTAAATCCTGCGCCGAAAATGCGTTGCCAGAGCCGCCTCACGCAGCCCAAGGTTGCCGAAAACACACGTTTTTTTAACCTAATTTAGCAATACATGAGTAGGTTCCGTCATTTTCATCCAATAGAATTCAACCTTAGGCTTGCATAGATGCTTCTAGAAACATTGTTGCGCTCgtatagaatttttaaaaaaaaaaaaaaaaaaaaaaaaaaaaaaattcgttaaattacatacagggttatccaaaagtcacctaccacccctgtaacttttttcccaattgtgatagaagtttgaaactttggcaatgttcctcggtctaaagtagcaactttatggtccccccaaaattttggggggggcgccccccccctAGGGgaggcgggggctaactttttttttcaaatggcaaccccccatTTGTGATACCCCATCCGAAAGataataatacaatttttggcgaaaaccgcaggtcaaaatgttgatttttgacaaaatggcggccggtcaaagttcaaaatggtggaaatttggcatctccgtttttcatcggcggattggtctgaaactcagaatcttagggtttttcgggacgagaaaaacgactcTGGCAATAGTATTCCAGAGAAGtcattccttttcaaaatggcagcggttaaaatggcggcttagagcgggaaatggatatttaggctgcttgtcgttggatttgtatgagacttggcatccgggggtatttcggcacgaaaaaaacgaatctttcattggatttttgaaatttcgaaaaactttaGAATGGCGGCGAGAAAATGACAGGaaatccatatcacggctgTTCACCGATGGATTAGCACGAAAGTCGATACTCTGGTGgttttggctcgaaaaaaatgaatctttcattacatttttgaaatactgaatattttaaaaatggcggcggaaaaatcgGTGTTATGGCCGGTGTTACGGCCGGTATTATGGCCGGTGATATGGATTTCCCATaattttttcgccgccattttaaagtttttcgaaatttcaaaaatccaatgaaagattcgttcttctcgtgccgaaatacccccggatgccaagtctcatacaaatccaacgacaagcagcctaaatatccacttcccgctctaagccgacattttaaccgccgccattttgaaaaagaatgacttttctggaaaactattGCCAgagtcgtttttctcgtcccgaaaaacctcaggattctgagtttcagaccaatccgccgataaaaaacggagatgccaaatttccgccattttgaactttgatcggccgccattttgtcaaaaatcaacattttgacctgcggtttgcgccaacaattttctttttttattatattttgaatgaggtatcacaaaggggggggggttcctatttgaaaaaaaagttaggcccTGCCCCCctaaattttggggggaccgaaaagttgccaaagtttcaaacttctatctcaattgggaaaaaagttacacgggtggtaggtgacttttggataaccctgtatatgtgTACATATGCAATAGAGGGTTAACAAAAATATTGctaaaaaattttacattaaaatgtGAGAAACATTTCCATACTTAAAATATTGCCGAAACGTCAACATTGCCGGCTTGCCGAATGGGCAGCTTGCCTATACAAAGAATGATGAATTTCCAAATTGACGTAGAGACTCaggaaaaaagttattttcctGGGTTATCGTTCATCAGGATCCCGACTTTGACGGTATCAAAGCCCCCTTGACATTTGCAGATGCAATACAAGGGGTCCGtaatattgtaaaatttccaagtttAGAGCCCCCCTGTATCACATTAGCAATGTTTGGGGGACTTCAAGACTGCCAAATTCGGAATCCTGGTGGTCGATAATCTGTGGAAACACATTTTTCCTGAGCTTTTACGTCAATTTAGTGACATTCAATTTTGGGGAGGGCGGCCCTGTCCCCCATTTGTAGGGGTCAAAACCTCCCCTCAAAATGATCCCCTAAAAAACTTCTGCTCGCCAAAATAAATTGTTAACCTTTGAGAgtaatttcccaaattttcattaaaattgatcagtttttaactaatttatcgATTTTTGTCACTTTATCCATAAATGATCATGATCAACGCACTGCTCGGTGAGATGAAAATAGTCAAGAGAAGGTGGATTTTGAGTAACGAGATAATATTTCCGGCAGCAGAGCATGGTTTGGGTACGTGAGAGATTAAACGCCAGAGATGGGTGGCAAGCAGTAGCCTTGTGATGAATGACGACTTCATCCCCCTATTATTTGTTGCCTCGTCGTGACTTGCCGGCGAGAATAAACTACGTGTagagtgaaaatattttcatttcattttcatttattcctTGTGGCTCGAGTCCCTCGTTCGTTTCCACCATGACAAGGTTCACTCCATTTAAACGGCATTCAAGGATGATCAAACACGAGCATCTCAGAACAAGAAGAATAAATTGAAGCCGGATTCAAATTCAAGGACGGTCAAAAGGCATTCTCGTCCGTTAATAACACTGAGGGAGAATATCAAGGCAACGTATGGCTCATGAAAGAAGAGACTTAGGTAGTCTGGTAACTGCATGTATCACTTGTCTGGTTAaaggtgaaattttaatttcatcttAAATATACATCCTAGGTATTCTGATGTGGTTTTGCACTATTTGAATGTGATTACCTACAGTTTAGTTCTCAGCattctacgataaaaaaaaagtttactacATATAAGGCGGAGCGGCCTTGGATCAAGTAGCCGTTTACTCAAAAAGCATCGACTAGTGACGGAAGTTTGTTCCAGCAGAATAGAGTTCGATTATATCAAGTACCTACACGCGTTACCTCAAACTAGCAATCCACGTGTATTTGGAGTGAGAAAACGTTTACTTAAAAGTAGAAACATTCCGAGACGCGAAAATATTTACTGATATTAAGTTATCACCTTCGGTTTGAAAGAAGTACCTGTGATCTTGATCTTTGTAAGTCATAACCGTCTACTTAAAGTCAGGAATAGTCCAGTAAACGAAGCGTATAGGGGCCAATTCAAGCATGTCTCGTCCAAACCGCATATCAATATCTACAACCGTTCTCACGATATTAACGACAATGACGTACTCAGTGCGGAGGTCATTAGGGagtctcttattttttaaagttgagaaAGATTCAGTGGCAGTTCGAGCCAAACGCTCAGATACACGGCAAAATGGCCTAAATCCGTCCTTTCTTGGGCGCGCACCATATGGAAGTAGGCGCTGAGGACGTCCAATGAAAGGTTGGGGGGATGGGAtcgaagcagaaatgttaaggtgctcagtGCCCGAAGGGTTATGGTGGATGAGTATGCTGCACGatatgaaaaaatcaagaatagtCCAGTAAACGAAGCGTATAGGGGCCGTTTccggccaaaaattaaaatacggcCGGATTTAGGCCCGATCGATTCTTCATATGAAAAGGTGTTTTTCGCCGAAAGTCCCCATGAATCCCCTGGGGGGATTCCGCACAGTGGTccgatgaagttgaaaattggacatattttcaaaaattcactgcgGAGCGAGAAATAAACTTGaagagctcaattttttttaaactgtaggTAATTGAGTCTACTTTTCGAAGAAACTGTAGTTATAAACGTCAAAGTAATTTAAAAaggtgagtaaaattgaaagaaattgaaaattgagaattattgACCGGCATTTTCCGTATTTACGTCCTTATGAGGACCCGGATCGAAAAATATCCTTCAGTAAAAGTTGTAGATCGTTCTTTTAGCATTGATTTGGTATATTACATTGTaggtttatctttaaaattgagggaGTAAAAGCGCAAAAACGGAGCGGGTCGACGCGCGGCCGCCTATTTTTTGAATCGTAAACTGGCGATTTTAGGTGGCACATGATGGCAGTGATGCTTAATTCACCTCTACTCGTCTGcttacgaccaaaattaatCGGCCACCTATTTTTTGAATCGTAAActggcgattttttttttttttttttttttttttagaaattcatgCGTTTtctgcatagagtacatagagttgtaatgtaaatgggagagctggcggcatgttctgctcgacgaattccgaacccggtgtgcgccgagttcgggtagcttttttgatacattttcgatccaaaatggcggtgtggaatacgtggtaattaatatctcctttgttgttgttgttgttgttgttgttgtcatcggatggccgggtacccgtgtatcgcaaacaatcgattatgtatcaaaaaagtgccgccatttttgggtcctaagcctctccatgggacccagtggccatactctcttaatataggtactctaccggCGTCACagaggagtctcggaattcgggacatggaaaatgcttaaaagtggcgccagctctcccaattacattacgactctatgtactctatggttttcTGTAAAGAGTTACTTAACCCACAAAGCGCGGGCCCGCCCGCAGACTTAATCGCCGGGCCCACCTCAATACCCTGCAAAGGCTCGATGAGGggatttcatttcaaaatttcaggagtGACTGGGCCCCTTAGAGCCGTGGGCTTGCCTTCAGTGCGGCCCTTCATTTGCGCCATTGCTGttgaatcattcaaactttGTAAATGTTTACGCCCGTGTGAGAGGAGCGGAGGGCTAGAGTATGCCCGAGAGCGCTCTCAAAAGAGGAGAGCTGGTGGGGACGATTAGCGGTCGCGGATGATCGCAACGTCCATAGCGATGGCCCTTTGAGGaaaagaggaggggggaggaaggtCCCACCGAGATACTCAGAAGGGCTACCAGCCGAGAAACTCAGCCGCGATGagaggagagggagagggagagagctcagccgagatgctcagccgagatgagagagagagagagggagctcagccgagatactcagccgagatgagagagagagagagagagctcagCCGAGATACTCAGCCGAGATGAGAGAGAGATAGAGCTCAGCCGAGATACTCAGCCGAGacgagaaagagagagagagagagctcagccgagatactcagccgagatgagagagagagagagagagctcagccgagatactcagccgagatgagaaaagagaggaagaaagaaaatccCACCGAGATACTCAGAAGGGCTACCAGCCGAGATACTCAGCCGcgttgagaagaaaaagaggaaagagaagTATTTTCCCAACCGAGAAACTCAGTCGGGTctaagagagagaaagaaagagagaggtcccagccgagatgctcagccgggtaaaaagagagagaaaaaaagagagaggtcccagccgagatgctcagccgggtaaaagagagagagaaggtcTTCACTGGAGGAGCAGCGTTGATCGAATGAAGAGAGCCTTGATCAGGAGCGCAAGCAGAGGACTTGACTGATCGAAGAGCGATGATCGAGTGATGACCGCACGCCTGGCGGCTGCCTTTTTATAGACGACACGCGTGGACGCGTCGGACGCGGCCGGGAGCCGCGCCGCGGATCGGACGGACTTACGTAACCGGTTGGACCGGTCGCCGAGTCACGGCGGCATGGCTGCCAAGTTGCGCAAGTTGCGTAACATAGCCGCCGGCTAGTTACGTTAATGCCGGAAAATCGTTGCGGCGTTAACATTTTCCCCCGCCTTGAACCGATGGGTTCAAAGAAGAGCTGAAGTTTGGTAGCTTGTTAATAGTATGAATTGAGAGCCTAGGTTGTCTAAATTTGGTTAATTAAAGATTTAATAGAGATTGAAAGGTTTTGAACTACATAGATTTCGATGAGTAGAGATAAatatgaagcaataaaacaagAACACATTAAAAGGATTTCTTGTGGTCGTGCTCGATTGCCCGTTTAAGGGACCTCTGAGCCGCCTTTTTTGCTTTCTTCGACAGCCACCCGGAGCGGATGGTGGCGCCGCTGGTCGAGCCTTGCAGCGAGGGGTCTGAAGCCGCGACGGATGTGGGTTGGTCTGGTTCCGCGACCGGTGCGGGTGGGGCTGGCACTGTGATGGGTGTGGGTCGCGTTGGAGTCGTTGCCGCGGGCCGCGGGGGCGCGGGCATCGGCGCGAGGTGGAGTAAACCCAGTGAGATGAGGAATGAACCCAGCCTCTTCAGTAGGGCTGTCAGCCGAGTTGCTGGTTGTTGGAGTTGTTGGGTTGTTGGACTTGGAGTTGGAGTTTGATCCTTTGTGGATAGGCAAGATAGCAGCACCTTGGGGTTGGGGCCGAAGGTTGGCGTTGGGCCCATGAGGACGTATCCGAGGGTCGTCTCTATCGCAACGGGTAGTCCTGGACCCAAGGGAACTGGCGCGCCCTGGACTATGTATGGAAAGAGGTCCGCGCCTATGAGTATGTCGACGGGACCGACGGCATCGAACGATGGATCCGCTAGAGTCCACCCTTGAACTCGCTGCCGAACTGCCTGGGCGATGGCGGTTGATGGGGTGGGATTGGTGATGCGGTCGACCACGACCATGCGGTGATTCTTCGAGATGGTACGCTGTCCTAGGCCAAAGACGGTGGCGTGACCGTACCCGTAGGTCTGCACAACCGATCCAGAGATCCCACTGACCTCATCAGGGCCAGAAATTAGTTTTAGGCCGACTCTTTTGGCGCATTCGTAAGTGAGGAACGTGCCTTGGGCGGCACTGTCGAGGATACCTCTAACGATGTGAGAACCGCCTTTGGTTTTTATCCTCACCTGCACGGTTGCAAGCAGGACAGTTGAGCTGGGACCCTGACTGACCATGATCTTAGATGATGGCTCCGAGGACTTTTCTTCGGCGCCATGGAGTAGGGTGTTATGTCTCTGCTGACACACCCAGCATGTGTTGTCAGACGGACAACGGGGAGTGCCCGGGTCGTGTTTGGACAGGCAATTGTTGCAGAGTCCTTTTTCGCGGGCGAACCTTTGTCTGTCGGCAGGAGATTTCCGTTTGAACGCCGGACACCAGGTCAGTCGATGGCTCTCCGAGCATTCAGGGCACTTTTGGAGTCTTGGCTCTTGAGATTTCTTGCTGGGCTTACTCTGCTGCTTTGGAGGATCTTCAGGAGGTAGCCGGTGAGAGGCTTGCTCATTTTTGTTGTGAGGCTTAGCCTTTTCTTCATGCGTCGTAGATGGGGCGCTGGAAGAGGGAACCGAGACCAGAGCCTTGGTCTCGACCTTGGTTTCCGTCTTTGAGGCTCGGGCGGAAGGCCGTTCTTCGAAGGCTACGGACTCTCTTTCGAGGAAGTCTAGGAGTTCCTGCACCTTGGGATATTCAGTGTGGATGCTCGAAATAGTCACGTTAGGATCGCGTGTATCTCGGCGATAGTCTTCGAATCGACTGGCCAAGTTGTCAGAGAGtttcctcataacggaagccaCTAAAATTCCGTCGTAGGCGGAGGGAGGATGGCCTACTGCCTCTAGAGCTTGAGTGTGCTCTCGGATTTTGTGGAGTAGCACAGAGATTTGCTTTCCTTTCTTAGCTTCAGGCAAATCGAGCAGACCGTTGTAATGCAGAAAGATGTGCCGGCGGTCGGATTGATATCTTTTCACTACGAGGCCCCAGGCGACAGTGTAGTTGCCTTCAGTAAGATCAAGTTCTTTGATCATGCTATGGGGCTCTCCCTTAGTGTATTTGAGAAGATAGCTGAACTTTTCAACGgcgttcaaattttcattgcgGTGAACGGCTAAACGGAAGACGTTGTACCAAGAGCGCCATTCTTCCGCTTCGCCATTGAAAACCGGGAGTTCAAGCTTAGGGAGCCTGAGAGGGGCTCCTGAGTTGGAGGAACGGTTCATCGAAGCCGAGGTGCTCTTTTCAGTTTTAGCGAGAAAATGCATCTGGGCTTCCCTTACAAGCCTGTCGCCTTCTTGCAGCAAGCCGTCAACGTTGATTAGGTGTTGCTGGATCTCTATGGTCGAGTTCAGCTCCACAGCTTGATCGCCGTATTCATCGAGGCGGTCTTGCAGAGTAGAGAGGCGATTGTAGGTAGGCCGCAAGGTTTCCGCGTTTTCTGGGGTTAAGGTGTCCCGAAAACTATCGCGGATCGATCTGAGACGTTTAATGATAGAGGTCATCTTTCCCTCAAGAGAGGAGCCGGGAGGCGGAGGATCGTCTCCTGGCATGACGACGAGAGAGTGGGTTTGCAGTCGTTAGAGCTGAATCACCGAATTTTTAAGATAACTTAAAatatccggcccgagggaccaatgTTTACGCCCGTGTGAGAGGAGCggaggggctagagtatgcccGAGAGCGCTCTCAAAAGAGGAGAGCTGGTGGGGACGATTAGCGGTCGCGGATGATCGCAACGTCCATAGCGATGGCCCTTTGAGGaaaagaggaggggggaggaaggtCCCACCGAGATACTCAGAAGGGCTACCAGCCGAGAAACTCAGCCGCGATGagaggagagggagagggagagagctcagccgagatgctcagccgagatgagagagagagagagagctcagccgagatactcagccgagatgagagagagagagagagagctcagccgagatactcagccgagatgagagagagagagagagagctcagccgagatactcagccgagatgagaaaagagaggaagaaagaaaatccCACCGAGATACTCAGAAGGGCTACCAGCCGAGATACTCAGCCGcgttgagaagaaaaagaggaaagagaagTAT is part of the Bemisia tabaci chromosome 1, PGI_BMITA_v3 genome and encodes:
- the LOC140226104 gene encoding uncharacterized protein, producing the protein MPGDDPPPPGSSLEGKMTSIIKRLRSIRDSFRDTLTPENAETLRPTYNRLSTLQDRLDEYGDQAVELNSTIEIQQHLINVDGLLQEGDRLVREAQMHFLAKTEKSTSASMNRSSNSGAPLRLPKLELPVFNGEAEEWRSWYNVFRLAVHRNENLNAVEKFSYLLKYTKGEPHSMIKELDLTEGNYTVAWGLVVKRYQSDRRHIFLHYNGLLDLPEAKKGKQISVLLHKIREHTQALEAVGHPPSAYDGILVASVMRKLSDNLASRFEDYRRDTRDPNVTISSIHTEYPKVQELLDFLERESVAFEERPSARASKTETKVETKALVSVPSSSAPSTTHEEKAKPHNKNEQASHRLPPEDPPKQQSKPSKKSQEPRLQKCPECSESHRLTWCPAFKRKSPADRQRFAREKGLCNNCLSKHDPGTPRCPSDNTCWVCQQRHNTLLHGAEEKSSEPSSKIMVSQGPSSTVLLATVQVRIKTKGGSHIVRGILDSAAQGTFLTYECAKRVGLKLISGPDEVSGISGSVVQTYGYGHATVFGLGQRTISKNHRMVVVDRITNPTPSTAIAQAVRQRVQGWTLADPSFDAVGPVDILIGADLFPYIVQGAPVPLGPGLPVAIETTLGYVLMGPTPTFGPNPKVLLSCLSTKDQTPTPSPTTQQLQQPATRLTALLKRLGSFLISLGLLHLAPMPAPPRPAATTPTRPTPITVPAPPAPVAEPDQPTSVAASDPSLQGSTSGATIRSGWLSKKAKKAAQRSLKRAIEHDHKKSF